One genomic segment of Ictalurus punctatus breed USDA103 chromosome 4, Coco_2.0, whole genome shotgun sequence includes these proteins:
- the c1qtnf13 gene encoding complement C1q tumor necrosis factor-related protein 4, whose translation MTSLQQLRTGLFWNLSRNVFCQTVLFIICVNPLHISPMMPSLRSAFSATRSTSMLGGFQRVVTFDHLLVNVGGDFNPDTGLFRCRIAGAYYFTLTVGKYPKKLLSVMLVKNRQEVQAMAYNEYRKQSRKVQSQSAMISLLPMDTVWLLVQQNPNYALYSTTAPYITFSGYLVYPESTSSMGYPSNHLGPECLPPGDPSYNWREATEYLRSAFSVARTSSLLGESSRHDKREALTFDVEYVNIGGHFNKSSGYFTCRVPGVYFFAFTVGKHPRRAVSVKLMKGTGEVQAMVFDEDASRKREMQSQSLLLVLNQDDVIWLYSQQDERYAVYSNQGRYTTFTGFLVYPKSDFMNKERTFQ comes from the exons ATGACCTCTCTTCAACAGCTTAGAACAG GTTTATTCTGGAACTTGTCcagaaatgtgttctgtcaGACAGTCTTGTTCATCATCTGTGTCAACCCTCTCCATATTTCTCCCATGATGCCCAGCTTGCGTTCGGCTTTCTCTGCCACACGCAGCACCAGCATGTTGGGTGGCTTTCAGCGAGTCGTGACCTTTGACCACCTGCTTGTCAATGTGGGTGGTGACTTTAACCCGGACACAGGCCTCTTTCGTTGCCGGATCGCTGGTGCTTACTACTTCACACTGACAGTAGGAAAGTACCCCAAGAAGTTGCTGTCTGTGATGCTGGTAAAGAACAGACAGGAAGTGCAGGCTATGGCTTATAATGAGTACAGGAAACAAAGCCGGAAGGTACAGAGCCAGAGTGCCATGATTAGCCTGTTGCCCATGGACACAGTATGGCTGCTGGTGCAGCAGAACCCAAACTACGCCCTTTACAGCACTACAGCTCCTTATATCACTTTCTCTGGCTATCTAGTATACCCAGAGTCTACATCCTCTATGGGATACCCAAGCAACCACCTTGGCCCTGAGTGCCTGCCCCCGGGAGATCCCAGTTATAACTGGAGAGAAGCCACTGAATATCTCAGGTCTGCATTTTCAGTAGCTCGGACATCCTCTTTGCTGGGAGAAAGCAGTAGACATGACAAGAGGGAGGCGCTGACATTTGATGTGGAGTATGTCAACATCGGTGGCCATTTCAACAAGTCATCTGGCTACTTCACATGTCGAGTGCCAGGAGTGTACTTCTTTGCATTCACAGTGGGGAAGCACCCTCGACGGGCTGTGTCAGTGAAGTTAATGAAAGGGACAGGTGAGGTGCAGGCCATGGTGTTTGATGAGGACGCGTCACGAAAAAGAGAGATGCAGAGCCAGAGTTTGTTGTTAGTACTGAACCAAGATGACGTCATTTGGCTTTACAGCCAGCAAGATGAGCGCTACGCTGTTTACAGCAACCAGGGACGCTACACAACCTTTACAGGGTTTCTAGTGTACCCCAAGTCTGATTTCATGAACAAGGAAAGAACTTTCCAGTGA